From the genome of Thermoflexus sp.:
GGCGCGCGCCCTTCTGGGGCGGATCGCGCTCGCGGTGGCCAAACGGATCTACCGGCGCTTCCGGGAGCGTTTTCTCCCCCATGCCTTTCCGGATCTCGCCGCCCGGGGAGCCCGGGCCCAGCGGGTGCTGTGGGCCAGCACCAGCACCAAGAACCCGGCCTACTCGGATGTGAAATACGTGGAGGGATTGATCGGCCCGGATACCGTGAACACGATGCCCCTGGCGACCCTGCAGGCCTTCGAAGACCATGGTCGCGTTCCCGGGGATACCATCCTGGAGGGATGGGAAGAGGCGGAAGCGGATCTCCGCGCGCTGGACCGGCTGGGCATCGATCTGGAGGAGATCCTGGAGCGTTTGCAGGCGGAAGGGGTGGACGCTTTCCGCCGCTCTTACGAAACCCTCCTGGAGGCGCTGGAGCGCAAGCGGACAACCGTGCTCGCAACCGCTCGCCCCATCGATTGATCGGCACAATCCTCCCACGATCCTGGAGGCTCTGCGATGAAGTGGGCACAGACCGAAACCCTGCCCGGGTTCATGGCCGGCGCGCTCACGCTGCGCCCCTTCACAGGGGAGCGGGTGATGGTGGTCCGGGTGGAAGCCCCGGCCGGCGCGACCGTCCCGGCGCACTCCCATCCCCACGAGCAGATCACCCTGGTCCTCCACGGCCGTCTCCGTCTGCGGATGGCCGGCGAGGAAAAAGATCTGGGCCCCGGGGAGATCGTGCATATCCCATCCGGGGTCGAGCATGAGGTCACATTCCTGGAAGAAACCCTGGCCTTCGATGTCTTCCAGCCCCCTCGGGAGGATTTCCTGACGCTTCCCCTCTCTGAATCGGGGAGGGGAAAGGGGGGTCCTCGGACCTAACCCCCCGGCCCCCTTTCCTACGAGGGAAGGGGGAGCTTGAAAATCCCCCCTCCCCGTTTCGGGCTGTCGCCCACCTGCGGATGATCATAAAGGGGAAAAGGGGAGGGGTAAGAGGAGGAGGTCTCGACGATGGCTCCTACCTGGACTTCCGCCTACCAGCGCCTGGTGTTCCAGGAGCCCGAGCCCGGGATCCTGGAGATCATCCTTCACCGGCCCGAAGCCCTCAACGCCCTCGATGCGGTCGCCCACCGGGAGCTCACCTACGTCTGGCGGGACATCGATGCGGATCCCTCCATCCGGGTGGTCCTGGTTCGAGGATCCGGCCACGCGTTCTCTGCGGGCGGAGATTTCGCGCTGATTGAGGAGATCATGTCGGATCCCGAGGCCTGCATGCGAGTCTGGAAAGAGGCACGGGATCTGGTCTACAACATCCTCCACTGCGGCAAGCCTATCGTATCGGCGATCGAGGGGCCAGCCGTGGGGGCGGGGCTGGCCGTCGCCCTGCTGGCCGACATCTCCGTCGCCGCGCGTGGGGCGCGGCTGCTGGATGGACATGGGCGTCTGGGGGTGGCGGCGGGGGATCATGCGGTGCTGGTCTGGCCGCTGCTGATGGGGATGGCCAAAACGAAATACTATTTACTCCTCAATGAGCCCATCTCCGGGGAAGAAGCGGAGCGCCTGGGTCTGGTTTCCCTGTGTGTGGAGGATGGGAAAGCCTATGAAACGGCGCTGGAGATCGCCCGGCGCCTCGCCCGGGGGAGCGCCCCGGCGATCCGCTGGACGAAATATGCCCTCAACAACTGGTTTCGGATGGCCGGACCGATCTTCGATGTCTCCACTGCCCTGGAGTTCCTGGGCTTCCAGCTTCCGGACGCCCGGGAGGGCCTCCAGGCCCTGCGAGAAAAGCGCCCGCCCGGCTTTTCCGGAAAGGCACCGCTTTAGTATTCATCCGATTATGTTCCGGCTTGATCTACATCCCTCTCCAAAGCATGGGCAGCGAAGCAGGCGGCTTCATGGAGCCGCGCTACCCCACCGATTGTAACAGCGCATTTTTCATCTTCGGATTCCTCTGGTATAATCTATGGCCAAATAGCATGTCCATGGGTTGCAGAGATCGCTCTCAGCGGTCTCTTCAAACCATGGGATTCTCACCGAGAAGGTTTCCTACAATCCGGGCGGTGCCTTCCATGGATCGAGTCTTCGTCGCCCAGGTATCGACTTCGTCGCCTGAGGATTTGAGGAACGCGATCCAGCGAGGCATGAGGGCGCTGGAGCTCTCACTTCCCACCCATCGCCGGATCTTGATCCAGCCCGCCTGCCCATGGGCCCACCCTCGCTTTGCTCCCCATGTCTTTACGCCCCTCCCGCTTCTCGAGGCCGTCCGAGCCCTGTTTTCCGGCAACTCCCTGATCGTCGGTGCCGGCAGCCTGCCGGGGTTTCCCTCGCGTTACACCATGAAGCAGGCGGGTTATTGGGCATGGGCCCGGCACCACAGGATTCCCATGTGGCCTCTGGATGAAGCGCCTAGCCAGCGATCCGAATCGGGGATCCGGATGCCGCAGGTTGTTCACGAGACGGACATGCTGATCGCATTGCCTCGATTGACCGGAAGTGGTTTTCTGGGATTCGCCGGGGCCGCACGACATCATATGTTTCTGTTATCCCCTTCCGATCATCTGCAGGCTTACCCGCGTCTTCCAGAGGTGCTGATCGATAGCTTGAGGATCCGGCCCCCTGATCTGATCATCCTGGACGCCACCCAGGTCCTTCATCGAGGGGGCGAGCTGGCCGGCGAGCCCGTTGCGTTTTCCCTGCTGATCATCGGCACGAACATCCTTGCTGTCGATCGGCTCGCCGCGTTGCTGTATGGCCTGGACCCGATGGAGGTCTCATGGCTTCGGCTGGCGATCCAGCGGGGATCTGCTCCCGCCTCGCTGAAGGATCTGCAGGTCCTGGGGGACCTCTCGCTGGAGGACCTGCGTTGTTTGGGCGAGCGGATCGTTCATGCGGATCCATTCCCCGAGCGATATGCATGGCCTCCTCAGGTGCGGGTTTACCGCTCTGAGGCTGAGCCTCTGTGGAACATCCCCGGAGCGTTGATGGAGACCATCTGGGTGCTGGAGCATGGAGGGATCTCCCTGGCGAAAGCGCGGGAGACGGCGATCGTGATTGGACCGGTTGGGGAATTGCCACGCCCGCGCACAGATACCGCAGCCGCTATCCTGCTGGGGGATTCCGCACGCGCGGACTATCGGGGATACAGTCGGATTGTCCGGTTGCCTGGCCGCCATGTCCCCGTCGCCCGACTCCTGCTGGATCTCCCATACATCCTGCAGGTCGCCTCGATACGCAGCGAGCTGGGATGGGAATTCCTGTGGGAAT
Proteins encoded in this window:
- a CDS encoding cupin domain-containing protein — protein: MKWAQTETLPGFMAGALTLRPFTGERVMVVRVEAPAGATVPAHSHPHEQITLVLHGRLRLRMAGEEKDLGPGEIVHIPSGVEHEVTFLEETLAFDVFQPPREDFLTLPLSESGRGKGGPRT
- a CDS encoding enoyl-CoA hydratase/isomerase family protein codes for the protein MAPTWTSAYQRLVFQEPEPGILEIILHRPEALNALDAVAHRELTYVWRDIDADPSIRVVLVRGSGHAFSAGGDFALIEEIMSDPEACMRVWKEARDLVYNILHCGKPIVSAIEGPAVGAGLAVALLADISVAARGARLLDGHGRLGVAAGDHAVLVWPLLMGMAKTKYYLLLNEPISGEEAERLGLVSLCVEDGKAYETALEIARRLARGSAPAIRWTKYALNNWFRMAGPIFDVSTALEFLGFQLPDAREGLQALREKRPPGFSGKAPL
- a CDS encoding DUF362 domain-containing protein, producing the protein MRALELSLPTHRRILIQPACPWAHPRFAPHVFTPLPLLEAVRALFSGNSLIVGAGSLPGFPSRYTMKQAGYWAWARHHRIPMWPLDEAPSQRSESGIRMPQVVHETDMLIALPRLTGSGFLGFAGAARHHMFLLSPSDHLQAYPRLPEVLIDSLRIRPPDLIILDATQVLHRGGELAGEPVAFSLLIIGTNILAVDRLAALLYGLDPMEVSWLRLAIQRGSAPASLKDLQVLGDLSLEDLRCLGERIVHADPFPERYAWPPQVRVYRSEAEPLWNIPGALMETIWVLEHGGISLAKARETAIVIGPVGELPRPRTDTAAAILLGDSARADYRGYSRIVRLPGRHVPVARLLLDLPYILQVASIRSELGWEFLWESMRHAMRRRFLMKSP